A genomic segment from Propionibacteriaceae bacterium ZF39 encodes:
- a CDS encoding ABC transporter ATP-binding protein, whose translation MLQFESVAKTYPDGTKAVTDLDLVIPSDGITVLVGPSGCGKTTILRMINRMIEPTAGRILWDDKPIKSMRKTTLRRQMGYVIQNGGLFPHRTVLENIGTVPSLLGWDDNKTLLRSRELLEQVGLEPKLGNRFPAQLSGGQQQRVGVARALAADPDLLLMDEPFSAIDPVVRADLQALVKRLQRELNKTIVMITHDMDEAITMGHRIAVLRPGGILAQYGPPEAILDDPADDFVSKFVGKDRGYRSLGFAEVPRPELAGVRTVRNAEQAHTASSDRDQPVLVVSAEGEPEGWADPDRPGRVLVLGETFTHPGAPLRDMVEAALTSPVGRAVAVNSTGRYVGTLSAADVMDQVRTYRMTVADQQLSRRIAAEQEPDPEPVERSGAPAVAPGEERTPEEPAPDVEPGSDPEATPETERAEERTPAEPAPDAEAALRKPTAEQ comes from the coding sequence GTGCTCCAGTTCGAATCGGTCGCAAAGACCTACCCCGACGGGACCAAAGCCGTCACTGACCTGGATCTGGTGATCCCGTCGGACGGCATCACGGTTCTGGTCGGGCCGTCGGGCTGTGGCAAGACGACGATCCTGCGGATGATCAACCGGATGATCGAGCCCACGGCGGGGCGCATTCTGTGGGACGACAAGCCGATCAAGTCGATGCGCAAGACGACGCTGCGCCGCCAGATGGGCTATGTGATCCAGAACGGTGGGCTGTTCCCGCATCGCACGGTCCTCGAAAACATCGGCACCGTCCCGAGCCTCCTGGGCTGGGATGACAACAAGACGCTGCTGCGCTCCCGCGAGCTGCTCGAGCAGGTCGGCCTCGAACCCAAACTCGGCAATCGCTTCCCCGCTCAGCTCTCCGGCGGCCAGCAGCAGCGCGTAGGTGTGGCCCGGGCGCTCGCGGCCGACCCCGACCTGTTGCTGATGGACGAACCGTTCTCCGCCATCGACCCGGTCGTGCGGGCCGATCTGCAGGCTCTGGTCAAGCGCCTCCAGCGCGAGCTCAACAAGACCATCGTCATGATCACCCACGACATGGACGAGGCCATCACGATGGGTCACCGCATCGCGGTGCTCCGGCCGGGCGGCATCCTGGCGCAGTACGGGCCGCCGGAGGCCATCCTCGACGACCCGGCCGATGACTTCGTGTCCAAATTCGTCGGCAAGGACCGGGGTTATCGGTCCCTCGGGTTCGCGGAGGTGCCCAGGCCGGAGCTGGCGGGCGTACGCACGGTGCGCAACGCCGAGCAGGCCCACACCGCGAGCTCCGACCGCGATCAGCCCGTCCTCGTCGTCAGCGCCGAGGGCGAGCCGGAGGGGTGGGCCGACCCCGACCGGCCCGGACGCGTACTCGTCCTCGGTGAGACCTTCACCCATCCCGGTGCGCCGCTGCGTGACATGGTCGAGGCCGCGCTCACCTCTCCCGTGGGGCGCGCGGTCGCGGTGAACTCGACCGGCCGCTATGTCGGCACACTGTCCGCCGCCGACGTGATGGACCAGGTCCGTACTTATCGCATGACCGTCGCCGACCAGCAGCTGAGCCGTCGGATCGCTGCGGAGCAGGAGCCGGATCCGGAGCCCGTGGAGCGGTCCGGTGCGCCTGCGGTGGCGCCGGGCGAGGAGCGTACGCCCGAGGAGCCGGCTCCCGATGTCGAGCCGGGGAGTGATCCCGAGGCGACGCCGGAGACGGAGCGGGCCGAGGAGCGTACGCCTGCGGAGCCGGCTCCCGATGCGGAGGCCGCACTGCGCAAGCCGACGGCGGAACAATGA
- a CDS encoding GPP34 family phosphoprotein codes for MSDTLIAEDLLLLLTHDRRGSVREYSSADYVLGGALLMELALAGRVRITEEGESAHKAGRVTITDDSPTDDAILDNALARLATKPDCKPQKAVELLVKKVRRPLQDRLVERGMFRHEKSRFAGFNKFPAADTSHEDEIRAGLFRVLVENEEPTVREASLISLLSAIDVAHKVVAEDVSTIDKKAVRRRAKELMKENWASEAARAAIEAVHAAAAAAAASAAITATS; via the coding sequence ATGTCCGACACTCTGATCGCCGAAGATCTCTTGCTGCTGCTCACGCACGATCGTCGCGGGAGCGTTCGTGAATACTCGTCCGCCGACTATGTCCTCGGCGGTGCCCTGCTGATGGAACTCGCCCTGGCCGGTCGGGTTCGGATCACCGAGGAGGGCGAATCGGCCCACAAGGCCGGTCGCGTGACGATCACCGATGATTCCCCGACCGACGACGCCATCCTCGACAACGCCCTCGCGCGGCTGGCCACCAAGCCCGACTGCAAACCGCAGAAGGCGGTCGAGTTGTTGGTGAAGAAGGTGCGCCGACCGCTGCAGGACCGACTGGTCGAGCGCGGCATGTTCCGCCACGAGAAGTCACGGTTCGCAGGCTTCAACAAGTTTCCCGCCGCTGACACCAGCCACGAGGACGAGATCCGGGCGGGGCTGTTCCGGGTGCTCGTCGAGAACGAGGAGCCGACGGTCCGGGAGGCGTCCCTGATCTCGCTGCTCTCGGCCATCGATGTCGCCCACAAGGTGGTCGCGGAGGACGTGTCGACGATCGACAAGAAAGCCGTACGCCGGCGCGCCAAGGAATTGATGAAGGAAAACTGGGCGAGCGAGGCCGCGAGGGCCGCGATCGAAGCAGTCCACGCGGCGGCCGCCGCGGCAGCAGCCTCAGCCGCCATCACCGCCACGTCGTGA
- a CDS encoding pirin family protein: MEIRRAADREITRLNWLTSRASFSMAVSHDPRFGHPRNTHHGVLTANNEDTVAAGWGFDPHRHRNLEIVTWVLSGSIVHADDKGNTALITSGVAQRMSAGTGILHSERNDAWKHFPDIPKHDDDAHVVQMWIVPDEANIAPSYAEFDANAALASGELVPVVSGLPHHRESAGIGLQCRYAGLHVARLRAPIENARLPAAGAVNVPAGAYLHVFVTRGAIELEGAGRLDQGDAVRLTEGEQRITALTDAEVLIWEMSRALPDR; this comes from the coding sequence ATGGAAATCCGCCGCGCTGCAGATCGGGAGATCACGCGCCTGAACTGGCTGACCTCCCGTGCGTCGTTCTCGATGGCGGTCTCGCACGACCCACGATTCGGGCATCCGCGGAACACGCATCACGGCGTACTCACCGCCAACAACGAGGACACCGTCGCCGCGGGCTGGGGGTTCGATCCGCACCGGCACCGCAACCTCGAGATCGTCACCTGGGTGCTGTCCGGCTCGATCGTCCACGCCGACGACAAAGGCAATACCGCGCTGATCACCTCCGGCGTAGCCCAGCGCATGTCCGCCGGCACGGGCATTCTCCATTCCGAGCGCAACGACGCGTGGAAACACTTCCCCGACATCCCGAAGCACGACGACGATGCCCATGTGGTGCAGATGTGGATCGTGCCGGACGAGGCGAACATCGCCCCGAGCTATGCCGAGTTCGACGCCAACGCCGCCCTCGCCTCCGGCGAGCTGGTGCCCGTCGTCTCCGGTCTGCCCCACCACCGTGAATCGGCGGGGATCGGCCTGCAGTGCCGGTACGCCGGGTTACACGTCGCGCGACTGCGCGCTCCGATCGAGAACGCTCGGCTTCCGGCCGCGGGCGCGGTGAACGTGCCCGCTGGGGCGTACCTGCATGTGTTCGTGACCCGCGGAGCGATCGAGCTGGAGGGCGCGGGGCGCCTGGACCAGGGCGATGCAGTCCGGCTGACCGAGGGTGAGCAACGGATCACCGCACTCACCGACGCCGAGGTCCTGATCTGGGAGATGTCGAGGGCGCTGCCCGATCGGTGA
- the deoC gene encoding deoxyribose-phosphate aldolase, producing the protein MTDLSRAQLAQYIDHTLLKPEATMADVRALAAEAVELGAYSICISPNMLSEAALGGQPLELGDVKIAVVAGFPSGKHVPEIKAAEAARAVADGAHEVDMVIDVGAARAGRFDLVEAEIRAVREAIPGALLKVIIESAALDEEQIVAACHAAEAAVADYVKTSTGFHPAGGASVEAVRLMRETVGDRLGVKASGGIRDYAAAMAMIDAGASRLGLSGTAKVLAECPE; encoded by the coding sequence GACCACACCCTGCTCAAGCCCGAGGCCACCATGGCCGATGTGCGGGCGTTGGCCGCCGAGGCGGTGGAGCTGGGGGCGTACTCCATCTGCATCTCCCCCAACATGCTCAGCGAAGCGGCCCTGGGGGGCCAACCGCTCGAGCTCGGTGACGTGAAGATTGCCGTGGTGGCCGGGTTCCCGTCGGGCAAGCATGTGCCCGAGATCAAGGCGGCTGAGGCTGCCCGGGCCGTGGCCGATGGGGCCCACGAGGTCGACATGGTCATCGATGTAGGAGCGGCCAGGGCAGGACGGTTCGACCTGGTCGAGGCCGAGATCCGGGCTGTCCGGGAGGCGATTCCGGGGGCGCTGTTGAAGGTGATCATCGAATCTGCTGCCCTGGACGAGGAGCAGATCGTCGCGGCCTGTCACGCGGCCGAGGCCGCTGTGGCGGATTATGTGAAGACCTCGACGGGGTTCCATCCGGCGGGGGGTGCGTCGGTCGAGGCCGTACGCCTCATGCGCGAGACCGTCGGCGATCGGCTGGGGGTCAAGGCCTCCGGCGGCATCCGGGACTATGCCGCGGCCATGGCCATGATCGATGCCGGGGCGAGTCGCTTGGGCCTTTCCGGCACCGCCAAGGTTCTGGCGGAGTGCCCGGAGTAG
- a CDS encoding ABC transporter permease subunit: MNLFEHLLDPANWSGAEGIPARIGEHLTYSVAAMALAMVIALPLGILIGHTRRGNLLVAGLANATRALPTLGLLVLVVLLLGTGMLPVVLALAVLAIPPILNSTVVGFRTADPDAVLAAAAMGMTGGQQIRQVELPLASPLIMSGLRSATLQVIATATVAAMAASGGLGRYVLDGQKRADGYPEMVTGALLVMVWALVADLLLGALTRVAQRRSSGRRRVRTDLFDTDEAEPGPDTRNKGASA, from the coding sequence ATGAATCTGTTCGAACACCTCCTCGACCCGGCCAATTGGTCCGGCGCCGAGGGCATCCCGGCCCGGATCGGGGAACATCTCACCTATTCGGTGGCTGCCATGGCGCTGGCGATGGTCATTGCGCTGCCGTTGGGCATCCTGATCGGGCACACCCGGCGGGGCAACCTCCTTGTTGCCGGCCTCGCGAACGCCACCCGGGCGCTTCCGACCCTGGGCCTCCTGGTGTTGGTGGTGCTGCTCCTGGGCACGGGCATGCTGCCCGTCGTCCTGGCTCTTGCGGTGCTGGCGATCCCGCCGATCCTCAACTCGACGGTGGTCGGCTTCCGCACAGCCGATCCCGATGCCGTGCTGGCGGCGGCTGCGATGGGCATGACCGGCGGGCAACAGATCCGTCAGGTCGAGCTGCCGCTCGCGTCGCCGTTGATCATGTCCGGCCTCCGCAGCGCCACGCTCCAGGTCATCGCGACCGCGACCGTGGCGGCGATGGCGGCCTCGGGTGGGCTGGGTCGGTATGTGCTGGACGGCCAGAAGAGGGCCGACGGCTACCCTGAGATGGTCACCGGGGCCCTACTGGTGATGGTGTGGGCCCTCGTGGCCGACCTGCTGCTCGGGGCATTGACCCGGGTGGCGCAGCGGCGGAGCTCCGGGCGTCGCAGAGTGCGTACCGATCTGTTCGACACGGACGAGGCCGAGCCCGGCCCCGACACCAGAAACAAAGGAGCTTCCGCATGA
- a CDS encoding GPP34 family phosphoprotein has product MSELLLVEDVALLLLADDTGWMRGQYHEWVLAGALATELAIRGRIRLTEKGERDVRPGRVVVSDASSTDDAILDQALVRLAGRPVRWRSTTVQLLRKNVKRLVLERLVERGFVEAREHRVLGLVPITVYPAVSFDYEQRLRSGLFAVLARNEEPTVREACIIALLSAVNMADKVIAEDVSTVNRRAIRKRAKEMRKVHWAAETAYRLIQNQQSAAAG; this is encoded by the coding sequence GTGAGCGAGCTGCTGCTCGTCGAGGATGTGGCGCTGCTGCTGCTCGCCGACGACACGGGCTGGATGCGCGGTCAGTATCACGAGTGGGTCCTGGCCGGCGCGCTCGCCACCGAGCTGGCCATCCGTGGTCGCATCCGCCTGACGGAGAAGGGCGAGCGCGATGTCCGGCCGGGTCGGGTGGTCGTCTCCGACGCGAGTTCGACCGATGACGCGATCCTGGATCAGGCGTTGGTACGCCTGGCCGGGCGCCCGGTGCGGTGGCGCTCGACCACGGTCCAGCTGCTCCGCAAGAACGTCAAACGGCTGGTGTTGGAGCGGCTCGTCGAGCGCGGGTTCGTCGAGGCGCGGGAGCACCGGGTCCTGGGGTTGGTGCCGATCACGGTCTATCCGGCCGTGAGCTTCGATTACGAGCAGCGACTGCGCAGTGGTTTGTTCGCGGTGCTGGCCAGGAATGAGGAGCCGACCGTACGCGAGGCCTGCATCATTGCTCTGCTCAGCGCCGTGAACATGGCCGACAAGGTCATCGCCGAGGATGTCTCCACCGTGAATCGGCGGGCGATCCGCAAGCGGGCCAAGGAAATGCGCAAGGTGCACTGGGCCGCCGAGACGGCGTACCGGCTCATCCAGAACCAGCAGTCCGCCGCCGCGGGCTGA
- a CDS encoding ABC transporter substrate-binding protein — MKRRTFLFLSAATVPVLAGCGANQNPLGPTQSPAAGGTGGGSTGSVIVGSANFTESMVLAEVFAQAMKAKDVDASTKHGIGSREVYLRALRDGSIQAVPEYTGNLLQYLDAENPASRPEDIVTELKGAVAPDLAILEAAQAANQDVYCVTKAYADEHGLASLEDLQKISADAVLGGPAELKDRPYGPPGLEGIYRATFKEFRTYDSLAVKVKDLTSGTIQVATFFTTDAAIGDNNLVMLADPQLMILPQQVVPLVRSDVTSNSAAVEAVNAVQAILTTEDLTAMNKRVDNDRLSAAEAAEEWLKTKNLG; from the coding sequence ATGAAGCGCAGGACTTTCCTCTTTCTTTCCGCCGCCACAGTGCCCGTGCTTGCGGGCTGTGGGGCCAACCAGAACCCGCTCGGCCCGACCCAGTCGCCGGCTGCCGGGGGAACCGGTGGCGGGTCGACTGGCTCGGTGATCGTCGGCTCGGCCAACTTCACCGAGTCCATGGTCCTGGCGGAAGTCTTCGCGCAGGCGATGAAGGCCAAGGACGTCGACGCCTCCACCAAGCACGGCATCGGCAGCCGCGAGGTCTATCTGCGCGCCCTGCGTGATGGGTCGATCCAGGCGGTGCCGGAATACACGGGCAACCTCCTGCAATATCTCGATGCCGAGAATCCGGCCAGCCGTCCCGAGGACATCGTCACCGAGCTCAAGGGCGCGGTGGCGCCCGATCTGGCGATCCTCGAAGCCGCGCAGGCCGCCAATCAGGACGTCTATTGCGTGACGAAGGCGTACGCCGACGAGCACGGACTCGCCTCGCTCGAGGACCTGCAGAAGATCTCCGCCGACGCCGTCCTCGGCGGCCCGGCCGAGCTCAAGGACCGGCCCTATGGTCCGCCCGGGCTCGAGGGCATCTATCGCGCGACGTTCAAGGAGTTCCGCACCTATGACTCCCTCGCAGTCAAGGTCAAGGACCTCACGTCGGGCACGATCCAGGTGGCGACGTTCTTCACCACCGATGCGGCCATCGGCGACAACAACCTGGTCATGCTCGCCGATCCCCAGCTGATGATCCTGCCCCAGCAGGTGGTCCCGCTCGTACGCTCGGATGTCACGTCCAACTCGGCCGCGGTCGAGGCAGTGAACGCTGTCCAGGCCATCCTCACCACCGAGGACCTCACCGCTATGAACAAGCGCGTCGACAACGACCGTCTCAGCGCCGCCGAGGCCGCCGAGGAGTGGCTGAAGACCAAGAACCTGGGCTGA
- a CDS encoding ABC transporter permease subunit, translating to MNEFLDFDWIRRNTGVIADLTVQHLLWSLIAVAVGLALALPIGYLVHRTGRAAGFLLAVAGLLYAIPSIALFVAMPLVLGSKILDPINVIGALTVYTFALLVRSVSDGFADVDPQVRQSAVAVGYGPIRRVLGVEFPLALPVIFSGLRVATVSTISLVAVGAVIGNGALGQLFDRGFQSGFATPIIVGIVVILVMALLADGLILLIQGIMLPWFGLGPRSGGRGRLRRLVGAPR from the coding sequence ATGAACGAGTTCCTCGACTTCGACTGGATCCGGCGCAACACGGGGGTGATCGCGGACCTGACCGTGCAACACCTCCTGTGGTCGCTGATCGCCGTCGCGGTGGGGCTCGCGCTGGCGCTCCCGATCGGCTATCTGGTCCACCGAACGGGCCGCGCTGCCGGATTCCTGCTGGCGGTCGCAGGTCTGCTCTATGCGATTCCGTCGATTGCGCTGTTCGTGGCGATGCCGCTGGTCCTCGGGTCGAAGATCCTCGACCCGATCAACGTGATCGGGGCGCTGACGGTCTATACGTTCGCGCTGCTGGTGCGCAGCGTGTCCGATGGTTTCGCCGATGTCGATCCGCAGGTACGCCAGTCCGCCGTCGCGGTCGGCTACGGCCCCATCCGGCGGGTTCTGGGCGTCGAATTCCCACTGGCCCTGCCGGTGATCTTCTCGGGGTTGCGGGTCGCCACGGTGTCCACGATCTCGCTCGTCGCGGTCGGTGCGGTGATCGGCAACGGCGCACTCGGGCAGCTGTTCGACCGCGGCTTCCAGTCCGGATTCGCCACGCCGATCATCGTCGGCATCGTCGTCATCCTGGTCATGGCGTTGCTCGCCGACGGGCTGATCCTGCTGATCCAGGGCATCATGCTGCCGTGGTTCGGCCTCGGGCCGCGCAGTGGTGGCCGCGGCCGCCTCCGCCGGCTGGTGGGAGCGCCCCGATGA